One Megalops cyprinoides isolate fMegCyp1 chromosome 4, fMegCyp1.pri, whole genome shotgun sequence genomic window carries:
- the ppp1cc gene encoding serine/threonine-protein phosphatase PP1-gamma catalytic subunit A: MADIDKLNIDSIIQRLLEVRGSKPGKNVQLQENEIRGLCLKSREIFLSQPILLELEAPLKICGDIHGQYYDLLRLFEYGGYPPESNYLFLGDYVDRGKQSLETICLLLAYKIKYPENFFLLRGNHECASINRIYGFYDECKRRYNIKLWKTFTDCFNCLPIAAIVDEKIFCCHGGLSPDLQSMEQIRRIMRPTDVPDQGLLCDLLWSDPDKDVLGWGENDRGVSFTFGAEVVAKFLHKHDLDLICRAHQVVEDGYEFFAKRQLVTLFSAPNYCGEFDNAGAMMSVDETLMCSFQILKPAEKKKPNASRPVTPPRNMVTKQAKK; this comes from the exons ATGGCCGATATCGACAAGCTTAACATAGACAGTATCATTCAGCGCCTTTTGGAAG TGCGGGGGTCCAAGCCTGGGAAGAATGTCCAGCTCCAAGAGAATGAGATTCGGGGTCTGTGCCTCAAGTCCCGAGAGATCTTCCTCAGCCAGCCCATCCTGTTGGAGCTGGAGGCCCCCCTCAAGATCTGCG GTGACATCCATGGCCAGTACTATGACCTCCTGAGACTGTTTGAATATGGAGGATACCCACCCGAGAGCAACTACCTGTTCCTGGGGGACTACGTGGACAGAGGCAAGCAGTCCCTGGAGACCATCTGCCTCCTGCTGGCCTACAAGATAAAGTACCCCGAAAACTTCTTCCTGCTGAGGGGCAACCACGAGTGCGCCTCCATCAACAGGATATACGGCTTCTACGACGAAT GTAAACGGCGGTACAACATTAAGCTGTGGAAGACGTTCACAGACTGCTTTAACTGCCTGCCCATTGCCGCCATTGTAGACGAGAAGATCTTCTGCTGCCATGGAG gcctCTCCCCAGACCTGCAGTCCATGGAGCAGATCCGCAGGATCATGCGGCCCACGGACGTGCCGGACCAGGGGCTACTGTGTGACCTGCTGTGGTCCGACCCCGACAAGGACGTCCTGGGCTGGGGAGAGAACGACCGCGGCGTCTCCTTCACCTTCGGGGCCGAGGTGGTGGCCAAGTTCCTGCACAAGCACGACCTGGATCTCATATGCCGAGCCCATCAG GTTGTGGAAGACGGCTACGAGTTCTTTGCCAAGAGACAGCTGGTGACCTTGTTCTCCGCCCCCAACTACTGTGGGGAGTTTGACAACGCCGGGGCTATGATGAGCGTGGATGAGACCCTCATGTGCTCCTTTCAG ATTTTAAAACCAGCGGAGAAGAAGAAGCCAAACGCCAGCCGGCCGGTGACGCCTCCACGTAACATGGTCACAAAACAAGCCAAGAAGTAG